Below is a window of Mycolicibacterium rhodesiae NBB3 DNA.
GAGGGAACGGACATCCCGATCGGCACCCCGGTGGCCGGCCGTACCGAGGCGGCGCTCGATCAGCTGATCGGGTTCTTCGTCAACATCGTGGTGCTGCGCAACGACCTGAGCGGAAACCCGTCGCTGCGCGAGGTGCTCCGCGGCGCCCGTGACACCGCTCTGGAGGCCTACGCCAACCAGGACCTTCCCTTTGATCACGTCGTCGATGCGGTCAAGCCTGCGCGATCTCTCTCGCGTAACCCGCTTTTCAACGTCGTTGTGCACGTCCGCGAAGCCCTGCCTGTCGGCGATGTCGTCGACTCCGGGGGAGACGGTGACACGGTCTTCACCGCGCTCGAGCCACCGTTCGACGTCGCGCACGCCGACCTGTCGGTCAACTTCTTCGCCGCTGCTCAAACTGCCGGCTCGGCCGGCGGCGACGAGGGCTACCGCTGCCACGTCATCTACCGCACTGATCTGTATCGCCGGGAGTCCGCCGAACGACTGGTGCGTTGGCTGGGCCGAGTCCTGTTCGCGTTCGCCGATGATCCCGACCAGAGACTGCGCGACGTGCTGATCGCCGACCGCGAGGAGCGCCGACGGGTGCACGACTACGGCATCGCTGCCCGCGTCAGCGTGCTCGACCATTGGCGAGATGCCGCGGCCGTCGGCGTCATCGGTGACGTCTACGACCACGAGAACGACGGTGAGACCACCTTTTTACGGGCCACGGGCAAGCGAGCGCGCTGGACAACGGACGGTTACCTCGACGTGATCGAGGCCGACGCCCCGGCACCGGAAGGTCGCGAAGGCCCCGCTGGGTCTTTCGAACCCGCGCGCACCGACACCGAACGCACGCTCGCCGCGATGCTCGCCGAAGCGCTCGAAGTGCCCGAGATCGGACGCAACGACAACTTCTTCAGCCTGGGCGGCGACAGCATCATGGCGGTGCAGCTGGCCGCACGCGCCCGTGACGCCGGAATCCCGTTGACAGCTCGAATGGTGTTCGAGCGCCCTGCCATTCACGAGCTGGCGGCGACCGTCGACGCTGCCGACAGCGACTCCCAGAACGCCGACGCGCACCACGACCCGATGGCTGCGTCAGGGTTGTCGGACGACGAGCTTGCCGCGGTCACCGCTTGGTTTTCCTCGACGGGCGCCGCTTCCGAAGATCAAGCGCCGTGACCGCCACCGAGACGAAGGTGGCCGTCGAGGATGTGATGGCGCTCAGCCCGCTGCAGCAGGGGTTGTTCTCGCTGTCGAAGCTGAACAGCGGCGAGGGCGGGGGTGAGGACCCTTATGTGATCGCCATGTCCGTCGACGTTTTCGACGAGTTCGACCCGGAGTTGTTGCGCGAGTGTGCCGCTGCGCTGCTGGCGCGCCATCCGAACCTGCGGGCGAGCTTCTTCCACGGCGACCTGACTCGGCCCGTCCAGGTGGTGCCCACCCGGGTGGAGATCCCATGGCGGACGGTCACCGCGTCGGCGGGTGAGGTCAACGCGCTCGACGCCGACGAGCGGCTCCGGCCGTTCGATCTCGAACGCGGCCCCGCGATTCGCTTCCTGATCATCGACGTCCCCGGATCGCATCGGCGTTTCGTCGTCGTTGCCCACCACATCCTGCTCGACGGCTGGTCACTACCGCTGTTCATGGGCGAACTGATCGCCCTGTACCGCGCAAACGGTGACGTCGGTGTGCTGCCACCGCCCCCGCGGCCATATCGCGACTACATCGGTTGGCTGGCCGGGCGCGATCAGGACGTGAGCCGGCGGCTGTGGTCCGAACACCTTGGCGGCATGGACGGTCCGACGCTGCTGACCCCATCGCTGACCGCCGGTGAACCTGCGGCCGGTGCACCTCGACGCACCGAGCTGAAACTGGACCGGGACACCACCGTGCGGTTGGCCGATGCCGCACGGTCGCGGGGCGTCACCGTCAACACACTCGTCCAGATGAGCTGGGCGGTGCTGCTGTCGGCGTTCACCGACCGCAGTGACGTCGTGTTCGGCGTCACCGTGTCCGGCCGCCCCAGTGAACTGACCGGAGTCGAGACGATGATCGGTCTGTTCATCAACACCGTGCCGCTTCGAGTGCGGTTGGACCCGACGCTCGGAATCGGGACGCAATGCGTTGCACTGCAACGTGAAGCGGCGAAGCTACGCGATCACAGCTACCTGGCCCACTCCGAACTCCGGGCCTTGGGCGGTGTCGGCGAGATGTACGACAGCCTGCTGGTCTACGAGAACTTCCCGCCGGGCGAACTCGTCGGCGGAGGAGAGTTCACCGCCAACGGGGCCACGTTCCGGCCCGCGTCGCTGGAGAGCCTTTCGCACTTTCCGGTGACGATCGCCGCCCATATGGTCGACGACCGACTCACCGTGCTCGTCGAGGTCGTCGACGGCGCCCTGGGCGCGATGACTCCCGAGTCCCTCGGTGAACGCCTGCTGACCACGGTGCAGCGGATGATCACCCAGTGGGGCAGTGCACTTCGTGATGTCAGCGTGCTCCTCGACGCAGAGCTGGCGGCCACCTTCGAGCCGATAGCCGCATCGAGCCACACCGGCGTGCACACCAAGTTCACCGAGACCGCATACACCAGGCTGGCGTCGCCCGCGCTCAGCTGGTCGGACGGCACACTCACGTACCGCGAACTGGACGAGGCCGCCGACGGACTGGCCGCCGCGTTGGTGGCGCGCGGAGTATGCACGGAAGATCCGGTGGCGGTGTGTCTTTCGCGCGGTCCTGCCTACGTGATCGCGATGCTCGGTGTGCTCAAGGCGGGCGGGGTGATCGTTCCCCTCGACCCCGCCATGCCTGCCGATCGGATCGCAGACATCCTCAGTCAGTGCGATCCCGCGGTCGTCGTCGACGATGCGCTGATGTCGACCGCACCCGTACAACCGCCGGACGACTTCGAGCCTGCCGTCGCACACCCCGGCCAGGCCGCGTATGTGGTGTTCACCTCGGGCACGACGGGTCGACCGAAGGGGGTCGTCGGAACCCATCGGGCACTGCTGGCCTACGCCGAGGACCACGCGCAGCAGATCCTGTGCCCTGCGGCGACGCGGCTGAGCCATCCGTTGCGCGTGGCGCATGCCTGGTCGTTCACGTTCGACGCCGCCTGGCAACCCTTGGTCGCGCTGCTCGACGGCCACTCGGTGCACATCGTCGACGGTGACGTCCAGCGTGACGCCGAGGCGCTGGTCGAGACGATCGCTCGGCACGGCATCGACATGATCGACACCACCCCGTCGATGCTGGCCCAGCTGTACGCTGTCGGTCTGCTGACCACGGTGCCTCTCGGTGTTCTCGCGCTGGGTGGCGAGGCGATCGGCATCGCCGCGTGGGACCAGATCCGTGACGAATGCGCGCGCACCGGTATGTCGGCCTACAACTGTTACGGCCCAACCGAAACCACCGTCGAAGCGGTCGTCGCGGACATCGCCGCACATGAACAGCCCACCATCGGTCGGCCAACGGCGCCGACCCGTGCCCATGTGCTCGACTCGTGGCTGCGACCCGTGCCCGACGCCGTGGCGGGCGAGCTCTACCTGTCCGGCCATCAGTTGACGCGCGGATATCTGGGCAGGCCCGGCGAGACGGCGGCCCGGTTCGTCGCCGACCCGAACGCGGCCGGCGAACGGATGTACCGCACCGGGGATGTGGTGCGACGCCTGCCTGGCGGTGCCCTGCAGTTCCTGGGTCGTTCCGACGCACAGGTCAAGATCCGCGGATTCCGCGTCGAGCCGGCTGAAATCGCGGCGGTGTTGCATTCGCACCCCGCGGTGCACCACGCGCACGTCGCAGTCCGCGAGCGGATCCGCGGCGGACCGCGTTTGATGGCCTACGTCGCCGCAGACCCAGCGCCCGATGTCTCGGAACTGCGCGCGATGCTGTCGAAACGGTTGCCGCGCTACATGGTTCCGCAGAGCATCGCGATCATCGACCAGATGCCGCTGACCTCACACGGCAAGATCGACGAAACAGCGCTGGCGGCCATCGCCGTCGACGACGGTCCGTCGGCCGCACCCGAAACCGAAACCGAATCAGGGCTCGTCGCCGTGCTTGCCGAGCTGCTCGACACCACGGATATCGATGTCACCGCCGAGTTCCTCTCGCTCGGCCTGGACAGCATCGTGGCGCTGTCGGTGGTGCAGGGTGCACGCAGGCGCGGAATCCCGTTGCGGGCGAGGCTGATGCTCGAGTGCGCGACGATCCGCGAACTCGCCGCGGCGGTCGACAGCGAGTCGGTGACGTTCGGTCGCCGCGACGACGAAACGACGGGACCCATCCCCGTCCTGCCGAACGTGCACTGGCTGTTCGAGCAGGGGCAGCCGCGGCGGCTGGCGCAGACCGAGGCGATCCGGTTGCCGGACGGCATCACCCGGTCACACCTCGACCGGATGTTGCAAGCCGTCGTCGACGGTCACGAGGTGCTGCGCAGCCGCCTCGACTTCGCCACGATGACGCTCGTCGAGCACGAACCCCGGGACATCCTCACCGAGGTGTGGGTTGACGGTCCGCTCGAGGACGCAGTCGCCGCGCACTCTCGCGATGCCGTGGAACGCCTTGCTCCGCAGCAGGGTTCGATGCTGTCGGCGGTGTGGCTGCGGCAGCCCGAGGCACCCGGTGTGCTCGTGCTGACTGCGCACGTCCTCGCGCTCGACCCGGCGTCGTGGCGGATCGTGCTCGGCGAACTCGATGCCGGCTGGCACGCCATCGAGTCGGGGCGGGACCCGGTGCCCGCGCTGGAGCACACCAGCTACCGGCGGTGGTCGCGTGCGCTCGCCGAGCGCGCCGCCCACCTCGACACAGCGGACTTCTGGGTCGACCAACTCCGAGGCGACGACCCGATTCTGGGTGCCCGGCGAGTTCGGCCGACCGACCGCGTCGGCGACGTCGTGGTGTCCATGTCGCTGACCGATGCCGAAGTCTCGAAGCGGCTGCTGAACGCAACCGAGCCCACCCAGAATCTGTTGGCCGTCGCGGCAGCACGGACCATCGAGCGCTGGCGGGTTCACCGCGGGCAGGACCCTTCGACGCCGCTGCTGGCATTGGAAACCCATGGCCGCGCCGACGGTCTCGTCCATGACGCGGACACCTCCGACACTGTTGGCCTGCTCACCGCCATCTACCCGATGCGAGTCCCGTCGCACGGGGCGATGGATGCGATGCCGGGGGACGGGATCGACTACGGGCTGCTGCGTTACCTGCGGCCCGACACCGCCGAGCGTCTCAAGGCGTATGCCGAACCGCAGATCCTGCTGAACTTTCTCGGCAGAATCCACGTCGCGGTGGGCGGCGCGATGCGCCCGGATCGGGCTCTGCTGGCCAACGTCTCGCCACTGCCCGAACCCGACCTCGCCGTGCGACACGCGGTGACCATCCTGGCGGCGGTCATCGGCGAGGGGGATTCCCAGGTGCTGGGCACGCAGTGGCGCACACTGCCGGACATCCTGTCCGCCGACGACGTCGCCACCCTGCAGTCGATGTGGCAGGACTCGCTGAGAGAGGTTGCACCATGAGGCCCACCCTCGCCGTCGTCGGCGCAGGCGCCAAAGCTGTCGCTGTCGCAGCCAAGGCTGCCGAGTTGAACCACATGGGCGTCGATGTGCCCGAAGTCGTTGCGGTGGAGCGCACCGGGGTCGCGGCAAACTGGCAGGCCGAGGGTGGCTGGACCGACGGTCAGCACCGGCTGGGCACCAGTCCGGAGAAGGACGTCGGATTCCCGTACCGCTCGTCGTTCCCTGTCCTGCGGGCGGGGGCCCAGGCGCCGGGCCGCAACGCCGAACTCGACGACCGTATGACGCGCCACAGCTGGCAGTCATACCTGATCGCCACCGGCCAGTTCGCCGAATGGATCGACCGCGGCAGGCCCGCGCCCACCCACCGCCGGTGGAGCCAGTACCTGAGGTGGGTCGCAACCAACTGCGAGATGAACGTCATCTCCGGTGAGGTCACCAGGATCGCCGTCGATACCGAAGCCGATGCGCCGCGGTGGGCACTGCACACCTCTGAGAAGGCGGTGCTCGCAGACGGATTGATGATCACCGGCCCCGGTCAACCCGAGCGGTCGATCCTGCCGGGCAACCCGCGGGTGTTGTCGATCGCGCAGTTCTGGCACCGAGCCGCGCGCAACGAATTGTCGGCCGAGCGCGTCGCGGTCATCGGGGGAGGCGAGACCGCCGCATCGATGCTCAATGAGCTTTTCCGGCATCGGGTTTCGACGATCACGGTCATCTCGCCAGGTGTCACCCTGTTCACGCGCGGTGAGGGTTTCTTCGAGAACATGCTGTTCTCCGACCCCACCGGCTGGACAGCTCTCACTCTCGAGGAACGGCGGGACGCGTTGGCGCGCACCGACCGGGGGGTGTTCTCCGCACGGGTTCAAGAGGCGCTGCTGTCCGACGATCGGATCCGTCACCTGCGGGGCCGCGTCGCGCATGCGGTGGCGCGAGACAGCCGAATCCGCCTGACGCTGAGCACGAATCAGGGCGGCGAGAATCTCGAGACCGCGCACGGCTTCGACCTGGTGATCGACGGGTCAGGTGCCGACGCGCTGTGGTTCGTGCCGCTGCTGGGCCAGGATGCACTGGATCTGCTTGAACTCGGCTTGGGCGGTCCACTCACCGGTGAGTCGTTGCAGGAGTTCATCGGCGACGATCTGGCGCTCACCGATATCACACCGAAACTGTTCCTGCCCGGACTGTCCGGACTCACCCAGGGACCGGGCTTTCCCAACCTCTCCTGCCTGGGACTGCTGTCTGACAGGATTCTCGGCTCCGACCTCGTCGCAAATCGAGGCTTGTCCGAGCGACCATCAGGCAGGGCCAACGCCTCCACGCCCGAGATTGCGCACAGGGCCGCGGGCTGACCGAACGCTAGACCTCCGCGCCGATCCGCCAGCCAGAGCTTTTCTCATGCTGGAGCCAGAATTCGGCGAAACGTCCACCGCGCTCGGTGAGTTCGTCGATCGTGCCCTGCTCAATGATCGCTCCGCCGTCGACGAACAACACCTGATCGGCATCGCGGATGGCGGTGGACCGATGCGCGATGATGACGCGCGTGCGGCGGCGAGGGTCGTCTCTAATCGCATCGGTGACCGACGACTCGTTCTCGGTGTCCAGTGCGCTGGTCGCCTCGTCGATCAGCAGCATGCCCGCCGGCTTGACGAGTGCCCGCGCGATGCTCACCCGCTGACGCTCGCCACCGGAGAGCGCCGCGCCTGCCTCGCCGACGCGGGTGGACTCGCCATCGGGTAGGCGCGAGACGATCTCGTCGACCCGCGCCAACGACATCGCGTCGCGGATGTCCTTGTCATCGGCCTCAGGGTGGCCGGCACGCACGTTGTCGCGAATCGACCCGTCGAACAGATACGGATGCTGGAACACCATGCTCACCAGCGCTCTGCGGGTGCCCAAGTCGAGATCGTCGACATCGGCGCCGTCGACGAGGATCTGGCCGCGATACGGTGTGTGCAACCCCGCGATGAGTGACAGGATCGTGCTCTTACCCGACCCCGACGGTCCGACGATCGCCGTCGTGGTCCCCGGTTCGAGGACGAAGTCGAGGTCGGACAGGACGTCCTCGGCGTCGGCGCTGCCGTAGCGGAAGCCGACGCCGCGGAATTCGACACGGGGCGAACGGGTTCCGGCTGAAGGCACCGCGTCGGCGGCGACGTGCGCGGCACCGGGCGCGTCGATGATGGTGCGCAGGTTCGTCAGTACTCCACGGGAGTTCTCCACGGCGGTGGAGAGGTCGGCCAGCACGGTGAACGGTTCCAGGAACCGCACGGTGACGATCAGGAGCGCGACGGCCTCGGGTGCGCCGATCTGGCCGCCCACCGCCAAGGTGGTGACGGTGCCGGCCAGCGCGATGAGCGCGATCTGGCTTGCCACGCTGAACAACAGCTGGCCCGGAATCTGGAACAGCAGCAGCCGCATCGTGGCACCCTGCGCCGAGGTCACCGCCGCACCCGTCTGGCTGCGCGCGGAGGTCGCCCTCCTGCTGGCTCGCAACGCCTGCTGGGTGCGTGCGAACTCCAGGATCCGCTCGGTCAGCTCGTTGTGTGCCCTGGAGTCGGCGGCGTCGGCGGCCCGCACGATCCGCTGGCTTGCGACGAGCGCGCCGAGCAGCAGCGGCAGCGTGATGGCCGCGGTCACACCGAGTTGCCAGGAGACGACGAACAAACCGACCGTGATCGCCGCGGGCAGCAGTACCGCGCCCAGGAACGGCGTGAGCAGGTTCGCGACGAACGCGACGACGTCGGGTGCGCTCGCGGCGATCGCCTGTCGTGCCATCGCGGTGTTGTCGGCAGTGAACCAGCCCAGCGGGATGTTGGTCAGCCGATCGGCCATCCTGTGCTGAGTGTCGTCGACCAGTGCGAAACCGATGCGGTAACCGATGCGCGCCAGGATCATGTCGACGAGCCAGCCTGCGGCGGTGACCGCGGTCAGCGCGCCG
It encodes the following:
- a CDS encoding non-ribosomal peptide synthetase; protein product: MTATETKVAVEDVMALSPLQQGLFSLSKLNSGEGGGEDPYVIAMSVDVFDEFDPELLRECAAALLARHPNLRASFFHGDLTRPVQVVPTRVEIPWRTVTASAGEVNALDADERLRPFDLERGPAIRFLIIDVPGSHRRFVVVAHHILLDGWSLPLFMGELIALYRANGDVGVLPPPPRPYRDYIGWLAGRDQDVSRRLWSEHLGGMDGPTLLTPSLTAGEPAAGAPRRTELKLDRDTTVRLADAARSRGVTVNTLVQMSWAVLLSAFTDRSDVVFGVTVSGRPSELTGVETMIGLFINTVPLRVRLDPTLGIGTQCVALQREAAKLRDHSYLAHSELRALGGVGEMYDSLLVYENFPPGELVGGGEFTANGATFRPASLESLSHFPVTIAAHMVDDRLTVLVEVVDGALGAMTPESLGERLLTTVQRMITQWGSALRDVSVLLDAELAATFEPIAASSHTGVHTKFTETAYTRLASPALSWSDGTLTYRELDEAADGLAAALVARGVCTEDPVAVCLSRGPAYVIAMLGVLKAGGVIVPLDPAMPADRIADILSQCDPAVVVDDALMSTAPVQPPDDFEPAVAHPGQAAYVVFTSGTTGRPKGVVGTHRALLAYAEDHAQQILCPAATRLSHPLRVAHAWSFTFDAAWQPLVALLDGHSVHIVDGDVQRDAEALVETIARHGIDMIDTTPSMLAQLYAVGLLTTVPLGVLALGGEAIGIAAWDQIRDECARTGMSAYNCYGPTETTVEAVVADIAAHEQPTIGRPTAPTRAHVLDSWLRPVPDAVAGELYLSGHQLTRGYLGRPGETAARFVADPNAAGERMYRTGDVVRRLPGGALQFLGRSDAQVKIRGFRVEPAEIAAVLHSHPAVHHAHVAVRERIRGGPRLMAYVAADPAPDVSELRAMLSKRLPRYMVPQSIAIIDQMPLTSHGKIDETALAAIAVDDGPSAAPETETESGLVAVLAELLDTTDIDVTAEFLSLGLDSIVALSVVQGARRRGIPLRARLMLECATIRELAAAVDSESVTFGRRDDETTGPIPVLPNVHWLFEQGQPRRLAQTEAIRLPDGITRSHLDRMLQAVVDGHEVLRSRLDFATMTLVEHEPRDILTEVWVDGPLEDAVAAHSRDAVERLAPQQGSMLSAVWLRQPEAPGVLVLTAHVLALDPASWRIVLGELDAGWHAIESGRDPVPALEHTSYRRWSRALAERAAHLDTADFWVDQLRGDDPILGARRVRPTDRVGDVVVSMSLTDAEVSKRLLNATEPTQNLLAVAAARTIERWRVHRGQDPSTPLLALETHGRADGLVHDADTSDTVGLLTAIYPMRVPSHGAMDAMPGDGIDYGLLRYLRPDTAERLKAYAEPQILLNFLGRIHVAVGGAMRPDRALLANVSPLPEPDLAVRHAVTILAAVIGEGDSQVLGTQWRTLPDILSADDVATLQSMWQDSLREVAP
- the mbtG gene encoding NADPH-dependent L-lysine N(6)-monooxygenase MbtG, whose translation is MRPTLAVVGAGAKAVAVAAKAAELNHMGVDVPEVVAVERTGVAANWQAEGGWTDGQHRLGTSPEKDVGFPYRSSFPVLRAGAQAPGRNAELDDRMTRHSWQSYLIATGQFAEWIDRGRPAPTHRRWSQYLRWVATNCEMNVISGEVTRIAVDTEADAPRWALHTSEKAVLADGLMITGPGQPERSILPGNPRVLSIAQFWHRAARNELSAERVAVIGGGETAASMLNELFRHRVSTITVISPGVTLFTRGEGFFENMLFSDPTGWTALTLEERRDALARTDRGVFSARVQEALLSDDRIRHLRGRVAHAVARDSRIRLTLSTNQGGENLETAHGFDLVIDGSGADALWFVPLLGQDALDLLELGLGGPLTGESLQEFIGDDLALTDITPKLFLPGLSGLTQGPGFPNLSCLGLLSDRILGSDLVANRGLSERPSGRANASTPEIAHRAAG
- a CDS encoding ABC transporter ATP-binding protein, encoding MIRNLLRLIPAEHRGVLTTYTVLSFVSVILRAASALLLVPLLGALFTSTPADALTWLGALTAVTAAGWLVDMILARIGYRIGFALVDDTQHRMADRLTNIPLGWFTADNTAMARQAIAASAPDVVAFVANLLTPFLGAVLLPAAITVGLFVVSWQLGVTAAITLPLLLGALVASQRIVRAADAADSRAHNELTERILEFARTQQALRASRRATSARSQTGAAVTSAQGATMRLLLFQIPGQLLFSVASQIALIALAGTVTTLAVGGQIGAPEAVALLIVTVRFLEPFTVLADLSTAVENSRGVLTNLRTIIDAPGAAHVAADAVPSAGTRSPRVEFRGVGFRYGSADAEDVLSDLDFVLEPGTTTAIVGPSGSGKSTILSLIAGLHTPYRGQILVDGADVDDLDLGTRRALVSMVFQHPYLFDGSIRDNVRAGHPEADDKDIRDAMSLARVDEIVSRLPDGESTRVGEAGAALSGGERQRVSIARALVKPAGMLLIDEATSALDTENESSVTDAIRDDPRRRTRVIIAHRSTAIRDADQVLFVDGGAIIEQGTIDELTERGGRFAEFWLQHEKSSGWRIGAEV